One window from the genome of Eucalyptus grandis isolate ANBG69807.140 chromosome 7, ASM1654582v1, whole genome shotgun sequence encodes:
- the LOC104453033 gene encoding LOW QUALITY PROTEIN: pathogenesis-related protein 1 (The sequence of the model RefSeq protein was modified relative to this genomic sequence to represent the inferred CDS: inserted 1 base in 1 codon), whose product MSSRMTIPLHLIFIVALTLALIPLSIAQDSPQDYVAAHNAARSQVGVGPMAWDETVAGYARDYANKHASDCTQLVHSGGPYGENLAWASXDLTGTGAVNMWVGEKPDYDYNSNSCAPGKVCGHYTQVVWRNSVRLGCAKAQCATGGTLVTCNYDPPGNFVGQKPY is encoded by the exons ATGAGTTCCCGTATGACAATCCCTCTGCATCTTATTTTTATCGTCGCGTTAACCCTAGCATTGATCCCTCTGTCGATCGCCCAAGACTCGCCCCAAGACTATGTCGCCGCCCACAATGCGGCTCGCTCTCAGGTTGGTGTGGGCCCGATGGCGTGGGACGAAACCGTCGCTGGCTATGCCAGGGATTACGCCAACAAGCATGCCAGCGACTGCACGCAACTCGTTCATTCAGGCGGACCCTATGGGGAGAACCTTGCGTGGGCTT CCGATCTTACTGGCACCGGAGCGGTGAACATGTGGGTCGGAGAAAAGCCTGACTACGACTACAATTCCAATTCATGTGCACCGGGAAAGGTCTGTGGGCATTACACTCAGGTGGTGTGGCGCAACTCTGTTCGGCTTGGATGCGCAAAGGCCCAATGCGCGACGGGCGGTACTTTGGTCACGTGTAACTATGATCCTCCTGGGAATTTTGTTGGCCAGAAGCCTTATTGA